The sequence ATAGGAAACTTTGTTCAGAAAGCGCTTTAATGAGATTAAAAGAAGAGCTTTTGGTTGCAAAGGGCGATATACCATTAATTATTCATTTTGTGGACGAAAACGTAGAAAAACTTTGTCTGGCAGATTCAAATTACTTTGTCAATATAGAAAACAATATTGTTGAAAGAATTGGTAAATTTAGGGGCATAGAATGCTGGCTTGAAGAAAATAGTTAATTAAAAAAAATAATTATATAATTAAAACAGTTGTAAAGAATAGTAAATCTATTTATCAAAATTAAAGGAGAGATATTTGATTGTGAATAATTCGCTTTCTGGATCTGTAGATATGCTCCCAGAAGAAGTTTTATGTAGAAACTTAATAGAAGAAAAAATTAAAAGGTTTTGGGAGAGAAATGGGTTTGTTATGGTTTCAATCCCAGTTCTTGAAAATTGGGACAAATTACAGGTAGCCCTTGACGAAAAATTAATAGAGAAAACAATTAGATTTATTGATAGATTTGGAGGAGTTAGTGTTCTTAGCCCAGATTTAACGGTTTCAATTGCAAGAATGGTTTCTGCCAGAAAGAGAAATTTCACTTTTCCATTAAAATATTTTTATTTATCAGATGTATTTAGAGTTACTTCAGAGCATAGCGTAATAAGACAATGTGGTGTTGAAATTATAGGTGCTGATAAACAAACTTTAGCTGATGTGGAACTGGCAGTTTTAATTTTTATGACTTTGAAAGAGATTGGCTTTAATGAGATTTATCTTGAAATTGGAAATTTTGAAATATTAAAGGAGCTTTTGAGCCTAAATATTCTTAAGAATCACAAGAAGAGCTTATTTGAAGCTTTCTTAAAGAAAGACTGGGTAGCACTGTACTGTATTTCAAATGAGATTAAGGATTCTAAAATTTCAAACTTTATTAAAAATCTTCCAGGGCTTTCAGGAACACCCGATGAGGTTTTTTCAAAAATTGATTTAGTTCCCGAATTTTTGCATCCTTCAGTTAAAAATTTAGAGAAAATAAGTAATGAAATTAAAAATGCAGGTGTAAAGCACTATATTAATCTTTCGTTGATTAACGAAATTTCTTATTATACTGGTTTTATTTTTCAAGTCTTTGTTCCAGGTTTACCAAGTTCTATTGGTGGTGGCGGCAGATATGACGATTTATATTCTCTATTTGGTTTTGATTGTCCTTCTTCAGGATTTGGTATTGATTTAGATAAGATTTATGGGGTTTTGAAAGCAAATTATCTTAAACCCATAAATATTGACGTTCTTTTATGCTTTAATGATGGAATACCTTTACACTGGGTATGGAATTTGGCTGCTTCCTATAGAGACCAGTGTATAAGGGTGGAAATAGATTTGAAGAATAGAGAGTTTAACGAAGCTTTGGAGTTTTCAAAAAATAAGAGGGCTAAAAGGTTGGTTTATATATCAAAATTAGAATCATCAGGGGTATCTGGATGGATTGTTGATACCCATAATGAAAACAAAGAAAGGATGACCTTCTGTTAATGCTTAAAATTGCTGTGCCAAAGGGAGTTTTGTTTGATCCGTCTTTAAAATTATTGAAAAATTGTGGGTACAAGATTCCTTCAGATTTTGGCAGGAAACTTTTAATAGAAGATTCAAATCAACAACTGTCTTTGATAATAGTAAGACCATTTGATATGCCTCTTTATGTAGAAGAAGGAGTTGTTGATGTTGCTTTTATCGGTAAAGATGTAATTGAAGAAACTTCAATGTCTTGTTTTGAGATCTTAGATTTAGGTTATGGACAATGTAGGTTGTCAGTTGCTGTGCCAGGTTTTAGTCCTTATAGATCTGTTGAAGATTTTCACTCCTTTATTAAAGTTGGATCTAAATATCAAAACCTCTCAAAAAAATTTTTTATAGAAAAAGGAATTCAAGTTAGAATCTTCCCACTTGGAGGATCTGTGGAGTTGTCGCCTATTGTAGGTTTATCTGATGCAATAATCGATCTCGTTTCTACTGGCAATACCCTTAAAGCTAATAATCTTATAGAAATCGAAACTATTTTGTTTTCTACTTCTCGTTTAGTGGTAAATGATGCTAAGTATAGACTTAAGAGAAAAGAGATAAATGAATTTATTTTGCGTGTTAAGGAGGTTCTTGATGATATTTATTGATGATTTTCTTTTATTAAAAAAGGAGGCAGAACTTCAAAGATTATGGAAAAGGAGGTCTTATTTTCAAGATAACAAAATTTTTGATGAAGTAAAAGCAATAATAAATGACATTAAAACAAGGGGACTTGAAGCTATAAAAGAATATTCTAAAAAATTTGATGATTATGATTTATCCTCTGGTTTAATAGCTTCAGAAGAAGAAATAGTTTCTCAGGCAAGACTTGTGCCTGTTGATGTTTCTAACGCTTTAAAGCATTCTGCCAAAAGGATAAAGAGATATCATGAGAGCATTAAAATTAAATCCTTTAAGTATGAAACAGAAGAGTCGGAATCAGGGTTTAAATGGACTCCAATTGAAAATGTAGGTATATATGTACCAGGGGGATTGGCAGCTTACCCATCTACAATTCTAATGACAGTTATTGTTGCTGATGTTGCGGGAGTGGACAATATTTATGTATGCTCTAAACCAAACAGGGGAAAAATAAATCCATATATAGCTTCAGCTGTTCTTGCTTGTAATAGCAAGAAAGTTAAGATTGTAAAGCTTTCTGGTGTTCAGGCTATTTCTTCCATGGCTTTGGGTTTGGGGATTAAAAAAGTTGACAAGATATTTGGGCCTGGTAATGACTATGTAAGTCTTGCCAAAAAATATTTCTTTGGAGAAGTAGCTATTGATATGATAGCAGGTCCTTCTGAAATATTAATAGTTTCTGATGGCAAAACGAATCCGTCCTGGATTGCATGGGATTTTTTGTCGCAAGCAGAGCACGATAAAAATGCAAAAACTGGTCTGATATCAAATGAAATCGGTTTTTTAAATGAAGTAATGGAAAAAGTTAAAGAGTATTCTCTTAAAGTTTTGAACAAGCATATTGTAGAATCTTCACTCCAAAATTCCTTTTTTGGTTTTGCCCCTACCCTTGAAGATGCGATAAGTATTTCAAATATCTTGGCTCCTGAGCACCTAGAAATTGCTTGTGAAAATCCTGATGAGCTTTTTGACAAGGTTCAAAATGCAGGTACAGTTTTTTTGGGGAGTCTGACTTGTGAACCATTTGGAGATTATATTTTAGGACCAAGCCATGTTTTGCCAACTTCGGGTAGTGCACGTTATTTTTCTGGGATAAACGTATATGATTTTCTAAAAAGAACAAATTTCTCCAGAATAAAAACTAAAGATGCTCTAAAAAATCTTTTAGATGCCTCTTTAATAGCTGAGGTAGAAGGTTTTAGTGCTCATAAAAAGGCCATGCTTTGTAGGAATGAATAAGAGTCTTACTTTATTAATGTAAAGGGAGTGTCATAATGTGAAAGAAAAAGAAGATAAAACTTATATAGAGTATGTATATAGTGGGAAAATTATTAAAGTGAGAAGAGAGTGGATAAAAATTAAAAAAGGATCAAAGCAGCACAGAACATGGATGGAGGTAGTTGAATTTTCTAATGCTGTAGGTATAATTGCTTTACCTAATAAAGAAGAGATTTTATTAGTTGAACAATTTAGATATGCTCCTCATGAAAAACTGTTAGAAATTCCTGCTGGGAAACTGAATCCTGGTGAATCTCCTGAAGATGGTGCAGTAAGAGAACTTATTGAAGAAACAGGATATAGAGCTAAAAGTGTCAAAAGGATATTTTCTATGTATACGACTCCAGGATTTACTGACGAATATATGCACATTATGGTTTGTGAAGATCTGGAATATGTTGGCGCTGATCCTGATGAAGATGAGTTAATTAATGTAGTAAAATTTAATATCAAAGAACTTGAGAAGATGGTTTTAGAGGGGAAGATTAAAGACGCCAAAACAGTGCTTGCAGTCCTTTATCTTACAAGAAGGCAGTGAGGCCCTAAACGCTTTTGTAAGTTATCTATTTTTTATAAGAGGATACTCTGAGAATACTGTAAATTCATACAGAAGTGATGTGAAATCCTTTTTCGACGTTGTAAAGGATAAAGTAAGCGATATAGCTGATATTGAAAAGCTATTATTATATTATTCAAATCATTTAATTTCAAACAATTATAAAGCCTCATCTCTTGAAAGAAAATTGGTAGCAATAAAACAATTTTTTATCTTTTCATTTCAGGAAGGCTATTATAAAGGTAAAATTCCTGATATTGTTTTACCTAAAAAAGAGAAAAGATTGCCGTTTTTTTTATCTAGGGAGGATGTCTTAAATATTTTTAATTTTGTTTCTAATTCAAAGCCATTTACCATCAGAGATTTACTTATTTTTAAGATGTTGTATTTTACCGGTATGAGAATTTCAGAGCTCTTAAATCTAAAGATTAATAGTGTTAATTTTGAAACTATGGATATAAGAGTTTTTGGAAAAGGATCAAAAGAAAGAATTATCCCTTTTCATCACGATATTTTAGACTTGTTTAATTCATATTTAATTTTTAGACAAGAAAATTTGAAACCCAAATGTGAGAATATTTTTGTTAATTCAAAAGGAAGGCCTCTTTCAAGACAATATATATGGAAAATGTGTAGGAAAGTAGGCAACTTCTTAAATTTGGAATTACATCCTCATATTTTTAGACATTCATTAGCAACACATTTGCTCTCTGGTGGAGCAAGCATTAAAACGATACAGGAAATATTGGGTCATGAGTCAATTTCTACTACTCAAATATATACTCATTTAGTATATGAAGAGCTAAAAAGGGAGTATTTAAGAGCATTTAAAAATTTCGATATTGATATTAATCCAATAAATAAATTATAATATTAATAAAATTTATTTTTAATAATCAATTTTAAGGAGGATTGAGTTTGAAAAATTGTATAGCAAGGATTCCAGAACCTGTTAATGAACCTGTTTATGATTATGGGGTGGGAAGTAAAGAAAGAGATAAATTAAAATTAGCATTAAAAGACGTAGCTTCAAAAAAGGTTGAAATGGCATTAATTATTGATGGAAAAGAAGTTAAGACCGAAAATAAAATAGATGTTAGATGTCCACATCAACACGATGTTGTTCTTGGTCAATATTATCAGGCTAGCAAGGAAGAAATCAAGTTAGCAATCGAATCGGCAATGAAAGCAAAAAAAAATTGGGCAAAAGTTGATTTTCAAGAAAGAGCAGCAATTTTTTTAAAAGCAGCAGAACTTTTAAGCACAAAGTATAGATACCTAATGAATGCCACAACAATGCTTTCAATTAGCAAGAATGTATTTCAAGCTGAAATAGATTGTGTTTGTGAACTTATTGATTTTTTGAGATTTAACGTAAAATTTGCTGAGAAAATTTATGAAGATCAGCCCATTTCGCCAAAAGGTTTTTGGAACAGAATGCAATACAGACCTCTTGAAGGATTTGTATTTGCAGTTCCTCCATTTAACTTTGTTTCGATTTCTGGTAATTTGCCAACTGCACCGGTCATAATGGGGAATGTTTCAATTTGGAAACCAGCTTCTAGTGCTGTTTATCCTTCTTATTTGTTTATGAAGATTCTTCAAGAGGCAGGTTTGCCAGATGGAGTAATAAATTTTGTGCCTGCTAGGGGTTCTGATATAGGAGATTTAGTTTTCTCTTCAAGAGAATTTGCTGGTCTTCATTTCACAGGAAGTTATGAAACCTTTAACTATATGTGGAAAACAATAGCCAATAATATCTCGAATTATATAACCTATCCAAGAATTGTTGGGGAAACTGGTGGTAAAGATTTTATTTTTGCTCATAATTCTGCTAACACTAAGAGTTTAATTACTGCAATTATTAGAGGTTCCTTTGAGTATCAAGGTCAAAAGTGTTCTGCTGTTTCAAGAGTTTATATGCCAAAATCAATTTTTAATGGCTTTAAAGACGATTTTCTTAATGAACTAAGCAAGATAAAAATGGGAACTCCTGAAGATTTCACAAATTTTATAAATGCAGTTATAAATAGAGAATCATTTGATAAAATAAGATCTTATATCGATTATGCAAAAAATCACAACGAAGCCAGGATCTTATTTGGTGGGAAATGTGATGATAGTGTGGGATATTTTATAGAACCTACCGTTATAGTCACTAAAAACCCTCACTTTAAAACTATGGAAGAAGAGATTTTTGGTCCTGTGGTGACTTTTTATCCTTATGATGATGATAAGTTTGAAGAAACGCTCTATTTATGTGATAAAACAAGTATATATGGGCTAACTGGTGCTATATTTGCCCAAGACAGAAATGCTATAAATATTGCAACTGAAATTCTTGAGTTTTGTGCTGGTAATTTTTATATTAACGATAAGCCAACAGGTGCGGTTGTAGGTCAGCAACCCTTTGGTGGAGCTAGAGCAAGTGGGACGAACGATAAGGCAGGCAGCTTGTTAAACCTCATTAGATGGACAAGTGCAAGGTCTGTTAAAGAAACTTTTAACCCCCCAGAACATTTCGAATACCCTTTTATG comes from Thermodesulfobium acidiphilum and encodes:
- a CDS encoding ATP phosphoribosyltransferase regulatory subunit encodes the protein MNNSLSGSVDMLPEEVLCRNLIEEKIKRFWERNGFVMVSIPVLENWDKLQVALDEKLIEKTIRFIDRFGGVSVLSPDLTVSIARMVSARKRNFTFPLKYFYLSDVFRVTSEHSVIRQCGVEIIGADKQTLADVELAVLIFMTLKEIGFNEIYLEIGNFEILKELLSLNILKNHKKSLFEAFLKKDWVALYCISNEIKDSKISNFIKNLPGLSGTPDEVFSKIDLVPEFLHPSVKNLEKISNEIKNAGVKHYINLSLINEISYYTGFIFQVFVPGLPSSIGGGGRYDDLYSLFGFDCPSSGFGIDLDKIYGVLKANYLKPINIDVLLCFNDGIPLHWVWNLAASYRDQCIRVEIDLKNREFNEALEFSKNKRAKRLVYISKLESSGVSGWIVDTHNENKERMTFC
- a CDS encoding NUDIX hydrolase → MKEKEDKTYIEYVYSGKIIKVRREWIKIKKGSKQHRTWMEVVEFSNAVGIIALPNKEEILLVEQFRYAPHEKLLEIPAGKLNPGESPEDGAVRELIEETGYRAKSVKRIFSMYTTPGFTDEYMHIMVCEDLEYVGADPDEDELINVVKFNIKELEKMVLEGKIKDAKTVLAVLYLTRRQ
- the hisG gene encoding ATP phosphoribosyltransferase; this translates as MLKIAVPKGVLFDPSLKLLKNCGYKIPSDFGRKLLIEDSNQQLSLIIVRPFDMPLYVEEGVVDVAFIGKDVIEETSMSCFEILDLGYGQCRLSVAVPGFSPYRSVEDFHSFIKVGSKYQNLSKKFFIEKGIQVRIFPLGGSVELSPIVGLSDAIIDLVSTGNTLKANNLIEIETILFSTSRLVVNDAKYRLKRKEINEFILRVKEVLDDIY
- the xerA gene encoding site-specific tyrosine recombinase/integron integrase — its product is MQSFILQEGSEALNAFVSYLFFIRGYSENTVNSYRSDVKSFFDVVKDKVSDIADIEKLLLYYSNHLISNNYKASSLERKLVAIKQFFIFSFQEGYYKGKIPDIVLPKKEKRLPFFLSREDVLNIFNFVSNSKPFTIRDLLIFKMLYFTGMRISELLNLKINSVNFETMDIRVFGKGSKERIIPFHHDILDLFNSYLIFRQENLKPKCENIFVNSKGRPLSRQYIWKMCRKVGNFLNLELHPHIFRHSLATHLLSGGASIKTIQEILGHESISTTQIYTHLVYEELKREYLRAFKNFDIDINPINKL
- the pruA gene encoding L-glutamate gamma-semialdehyde dehydrogenase, producing the protein MKNCIARIPEPVNEPVYDYGVGSKERDKLKLALKDVASKKVEMALIIDGKEVKTENKIDVRCPHQHDVVLGQYYQASKEEIKLAIESAMKAKKNWAKVDFQERAAIFLKAAELLSTKYRYLMNATTMLSISKNVFQAEIDCVCELIDFLRFNVKFAEKIYEDQPISPKGFWNRMQYRPLEGFVFAVPPFNFVSISGNLPTAPVIMGNVSIWKPASSAVYPSYLFMKILQEAGLPDGVINFVPARGSDIGDLVFSSREFAGLHFTGSYETFNYMWKTIANNISNYITYPRIVGETGGKDFIFAHNSANTKSLITAIIRGSFEYQGQKCSAVSRVYMPKSIFNGFKDDFLNELSKIKMGTPEDFTNFINAVINRESFDKIRSYIDYAKNHNEARILFGGKCDDSVGYFIEPTVIVTKNPHFKTMEEEIFGPVVTFYPYDDDKFEETLYLCDKTSIYGLTGAIFAQDRNAINIATEILEFCAGNFYINDKPTGAVVGQQPFGGARASGTNDKAGSLLNLIRWTSARSVKETFNPPEHFEYPFMEER
- the hisD gene encoding histidinol dehydrogenase, whose product is MIFIDDFLLLKKEAELQRLWKRRSYFQDNKIFDEVKAIINDIKTRGLEAIKEYSKKFDDYDLSSGLIASEEEIVSQARLVPVDVSNALKHSAKRIKRYHESIKIKSFKYETEESESGFKWTPIENVGIYVPGGLAAYPSTILMTVIVADVAGVDNIYVCSKPNRGKINPYIASAVLACNSKKVKIVKLSGVQAISSMALGLGIKKVDKIFGPGNDYVSLAKKYFFGEVAIDMIAGPSEILIVSDGKTNPSWIAWDFLSQAEHDKNAKTGLISNEIGFLNEVMEKVKEYSLKVLNKHIVESSLQNSFFGFAPTLEDAISISNILAPEHLEIACENPDELFDKVQNAGTVFLGSLTCEPFGDYILGPSHVLPTSGSARYFSGINVYDFLKRTNFSRIKTKDALKNLLDASLIAEVEGFSAHKKAMLCRNE